The Romeriopsis navalis LEGE 11480 sequence TCCAAGTTTTCCCCAATGGTTGCAAGAACACTGTCAATGCTTGTCTCAATGTCTTGGCCTGAGAGCAGTTGACTGGCCGCGAGGGCAGTCGTTTCTAGCCAGCGATCGCGCGTCAGCAGCGTTTCGTTTAAGGCTTCCAGTTCTGCGGCCCGAGCGGCCCGTTCCTTTTCAATGATGGCTTGGCGCTCAGCGGCTTCGCGGGCTTGGCGGATGCGATCGCGCTGCATGGCCGCCCCGATACAAGAGGCCGCAGTCTGTAAAACCGCGACCTCGGCTTCTGACCAGATCCGTTCTGTTGTGCAGTCATCAAAACCCAGTACCCCCCACCAATCACCATCAACATAAATCGGCACGGCCACAAGCGAGAGCGCCTCGATATCCTCGTTGAGTTCTAGGGCAACACCGGCTAGATCACGAGTCAGGAACTTCGCCGCACCGCCATGCCACATCGGCTCAATCAGTTCTCTGGGGAAGGCATTGGCCGGTAATGGGAAATAGGTACCGGCTTCTTCTTGGGTAGGAATACCCGGTGCATCCCACTCAAAGGGAATCTCCCAAAGCAATTCGCCGGCTGCATCCCAGATATTTTGAAATACATACACTCGGTCCTGCTGCGCCCCTTCCCCTAAGATTTGCAGCACTTCGAGAATCGCCTGCTGCCAATCATTCGTGGTCAGCAAACATTGCGCCGCCCCATTGACACTGGCCAGCAAGGCATCGCGGCGGATCAGCTCATCCTGCAATGCAAGGCTAGAAGCTGGCGAAGTATGAACCATAGGGCGTGAAAGACTTGTTTGCCAAATTAGTTTGATCGAGCGTACCGATTACATTTTGCGGCGTTTTGCGACTGTGAATCAAGTTGTCATGACCCAAATTTGGCCCAAATACGCAATACCTATCCGAACGGCTAGGTTCATGACGTATCTATTGGCTAGGCCCAACATGATCGATGGATTAGCTCAAACACTATGAATTAACGGAGGTGTATTGCATCGTCCGATCGACCAGAATGAGTTGATGCGGCTCAGACTTTGCTGGAGGTGTTTGCGATGACTGATGCGGATGGAAATCGGTCTGATGTGTTACCCGGACTGAGAGACTGCGATCATACGCAAGGGTTAGCCGCCGCCGCTCTATTGCTGATTGAATATGGCAGCTATCAGTGCCCGCAGTCGGCCAAAGCACATCAAGCCATACAGAATATGCAGCCATCACTCAAGGAAAAGTGCTGCTTTGTGTTTAGGCATTTTCCTCAGGTCGATCGCTATCCCCAAGCTCAGAAAGCGGCGGAAACGGCAGAGGCGGCGGGGAGCCAAGGACAGTTTTGGGAAATGCATCACCGGCTTTTTGCCAACCAAAATGCCCTCGACGATGCTTCCCTAGTTGAGTACGCGCAGCAGCTCGGATTAGATATGCCACAATTCCTGCGGGAAATGACTCAGCATATTCATACTGAACGCATTGAAGCCGATATGGCGATCGCGAGCCAATGTGATGTGCAAGACACGCCAACCTT is a genomic window containing:
- a CDS encoding DsbA family protein, with amino-acid sequence MTDADGNRSDVLPGLRDCDHTQGLAAAALLLIEYGSYQCPQSAKAHQAIQNMQPSLKEKCCFVFRHFPQVDRYPQAQKAAETAEAAGSQGQFWEMHHRLFANQNALDDASLVEYAQQLGLDMPQFLREMTQHIHTERIEADMAIASQCDVQDTPTFIVGIRHQGSENLEVLLQQALNITSYTSEIES